Proteins encoded together in one Streptomyces sp. B1I3 window:
- a CDS encoding glycosyltransferase family 2 protein, with product MNVTHIPDVSVIVGAYDAMPYLIRCLESVEAQTIGADRIEIVAVDDGSTDGTGEYLEEFAARSQVPTRVIRQKNSGGPSGPRNVGIDLARGRYVFFLDADDYFGDEALERMVEMADRAGTDVVLGKVVGVNRGAPQSMWTRTQERVDVHRSKIIYTLSAQKLFRRELLERIGLRFDEELRTGEDALFTMEAYLRAAGVSIISDYTCYHLVGREDGNHATRRGSYVLRFEAVEAMMALIHRLEPAGPKRDLLMVRPFTVGLLQQFAPGILKQPESEQKHKMELAAPLMKAYWTDGVARRIKVAERLRLVCVAHGRLDLLADVLRFLQAKEVPELVSSENGDKLFLAYPHFRDASAGLRDADYEVTVPDWHGSRRVERPKRAPKPAPRPSTARRVVRRVRRDLRRWRARLGVG from the coding sequence GTGAACGTCACACATATTCCTGATGTCAGTGTCATCGTGGGCGCCTACGATGCGATGCCCTATCTCATCCGCTGCCTCGAATCGGTGGAGGCGCAGACCATCGGTGCCGATCGCATCGAGATCGTCGCGGTGGACGACGGTTCGACCGACGGCACGGGGGAGTACCTGGAGGAATTCGCGGCCCGGTCGCAGGTTCCCACCCGCGTGATCAGGCAGAAGAATTCAGGGGGCCCGAGCGGTCCGCGCAATGTGGGTATCGACCTGGCGCGCGGCCGCTACGTCTTCTTCCTGGACGCGGACGACTACTTCGGTGACGAGGCCCTGGAGCGCATGGTCGAGATGGCCGACCGCGCCGGTACCGACGTGGTGCTCGGCAAGGTGGTCGGCGTCAACAGGGGGGCGCCCCAGTCGATGTGGACGCGGACGCAGGAGCGTGTCGACGTCCATCGGTCCAAGATCATCTATACGCTGAGCGCACAGAAACTCTTCCGGCGTGAACTGCTGGAGCGCATCGGCCTGCGCTTCGACGAGGAACTCAGAACGGGTGAGGACGCCCTCTTCACCATGGAGGCGTATCTGAGAGCAGCGGGTGTCTCGATCATCTCCGATTACACCTGCTATCACCTCGTCGGCCGTGAGGACGGCAATCACGCCACCAGGAGGGGCAGTTACGTACTGCGCTTCGAAGCGGTGGAAGCCATGATGGCGCTCATCCACCGACTGGAACCGGCCGGTCCGAAGCGTGATCTCCTCATGGTGCGGCCCTTCACGGTCGGACTGCTCCAGCAGTTCGCCCCGGGCATCCTGAAGCAGCCGGAGAGCGAACAGAAACACAAGATGGAACTCGCGGCTCCGCTGATGAAGGCATACTGGACCGACGGTGTGGCCCGCAGGATCAAGGTGGCTGAGCGGCTGAGGCTGGTCTGTGTCGCCCACGGGCGTCTCGACCTGCTGGCCGACGTGCTGAGGTTCCTGCAGGCCAAGGAAGTGCCGGAACTGGTCAGCTCGGAGAACGGCGACAAGCTCTTCCTCGCCTATCCGCACTTCCGGGACGCAAGTGCCGGCCTCCGCGACGCGGACTACGAGGTCACCGTGCCGGACTGGCACGGCAGCCGCCGCGTCGAGAGGCCGAAGAGGGCGCCGAAGCCGGCGCCACGGCCGTCCACGGCGCGGCGCGTCGTCCGGCGGGTGCGCAGGGACCTGCGGCGCTGGCGGGCGCGTCTGGGCGTCGGCTGA
- a CDS encoding glucose-1-phosphate thymidylyltransferase, translating to MKALVLSGGAGTRLRPITHTSAKQLVPVANKPVLFYGLEAIAEAGITDVGIIVGDTAPEIREAVGDGSALGIDVTYIPQDEPRGLAHAVLIARDFLGDDDFVMYLGDNFIVGGISGLVEEFRAERPDAQILLTKVPNPTAFGVAELDDEGRVASLEEKPKEPKSDLALVGVYLFTPAVHEAVRAIEPSWRGELEITHAIQWLIDKQRDVRSTTISGYWKDTGNVTDMLEVNRSVLETLKPSTEGTVDEGSEIIGRVRIEPGARVTSSRIVGPVIIGADSVISDSYVGPFTSVSEGCRIEDSEIEYSIVLRGASISGVRRVEASLIGRDVEVTPAPRNPSAHRLVLGDHSKVQISS from the coding sequence GTGAAGGCTCTCGTACTCTCCGGCGGGGCGGGCACCCGCCTGCGCCCCATCACACACACGTCGGCCAAGCAGTTGGTTCCGGTGGCGAACAAGCCGGTTCTCTTCTACGGGCTGGAAGCCATCGCCGAGGCCGGGATCACCGATGTCGGCATCATCGTGGGTGACACGGCTCCGGAGATCCGGGAGGCCGTCGGTGACGGTTCCGCTCTCGGCATCGACGTCACGTACATCCCCCAGGACGAGCCGCGGGGTCTCGCGCACGCGGTGCTCATCGCACGCGACTTCCTCGGTGACGACGACTTCGTCATGTACCTCGGCGACAACTTCATCGTCGGCGGCATCTCAGGGCTCGTCGAGGAGTTCCGCGCGGAGCGCCCCGACGCCCAGATCCTGCTGACGAAGGTGCCCAACCCGACCGCCTTCGGTGTCGCGGAACTCGACGACGAGGGCCGTGTGGCCTCGCTCGAGGAGAAGCCGAAGGAGCCGAAGAGCGATCTGGCGCTCGTCGGCGTCTACCTCTTCACCCCGGCCGTCCACGAAGCCGTGCGTGCGATCGAGCCGTCCTGGCGCGGCGAGCTGGAGATCACCCACGCCATCCAGTGGCTGATCGACAAGCAGCGCGACGTCCGCTCCACGACCATCTCGGGGTACTGGAAGGACACCGGCAACGTCACCGACATGCTGGAGGTCAACCGCTCCGTCCTGGAGACCCTGAAGCCCTCCACGGAGGGAACGGTCGACGAGGGCAGTGAGATCATCGGGCGGGTGCGGATCGAGCCCGGGGCCCGCGTCACCAGCAGCCGCATCGTCGGCCCGGTGATCATCGGAGCCGACTCGGTCATCAGCGACTCCTACGTCGGTCCGTTCACCTCGGTCTCGGAGGGCTGCCGGATCGAGGACAGCGAGATCGAGTACTCCATCGTCCTGCGCGGCGCGTCCATCTCCGGTGTGCGCCGCGTCGAGGCGTCGCTCATCGGCCGGGACGTCGAAGTGACCCCCGCGCCCCGTAACCCGTCCGCCCACCGACTCGTGCTCGGCGACCACAGCAAGGTGCAGATCTCTTCATGA
- the rfbB gene encoding dTDP-glucose 4,6-dehydratase has product MTTNILVTGGAGFIGSHYVRTVLGPQGPGDVSVTVLDKLTYAGNPANLDEVRDHPGFAFVQGDICDAELVGKLMAEHDQVVHFAAESHVDRSIDGGAEFVRTNVVGTHTLIHAAHLAGIKTFVHISTDEVYGSIDEGSWPETHPLEPNSPYSSAKASSDLIALSYHRTHGLDVRVTRCSNNYGHHHFPEKVIPLFVTNLLDGKTVPLYGDGANVRDWLHIDDHVQGIELVRTKGRAGEVYNIGGGTELSNKELTGLLLEACGADWETSVTYVEDRKGHDRRYSVDCTKIREELGYEPRMDFATGLAETVQWYRDNRAWWEPLKDRAAL; this is encoded by the coding sequence ATGACGACCAACATCCTGGTGACCGGCGGGGCCGGATTCATCGGCTCCCACTACGTCCGTACCGTGCTGGGCCCCCAGGGACCGGGCGACGTCTCCGTCACCGTCCTCGACAAGCTCACGTACGCGGGCAACCCGGCCAACCTCGACGAAGTCCGTGACCACCCGGGCTTCGCCTTCGTGCAGGGTGACATCTGCGACGCCGAACTGGTCGGCAAGTTGATGGCCGAGCACGACCAGGTGGTGCACTTCGCCGCCGAGTCGCACGTGGACCGCTCCATCGACGGGGGCGCCGAGTTCGTCCGTACGAACGTCGTGGGCACGCACACCCTGATCCACGCCGCGCACCTGGCCGGTATCAAGACCTTCGTGCACATCTCCACGGACGAGGTCTACGGGTCGATCGACGAGGGTTCCTGGCCCGAGACGCACCCGCTGGAGCCGAACTCGCCGTACTCCTCGGCCAAGGCGTCCAGTGACCTGATCGCCCTCTCGTACCACCGCACGCACGGCCTCGACGTGCGGGTGACCCGCTGCTCCAACAACTACGGGCACCACCACTTCCCGGAGAAGGTCATCCCCCTCTTCGTCACCAACCTGCTGGACGGCAAGACCGTGCCGCTGTACGGCGACGGCGCCAACGTGCGCGACTGGCTGCACATCGACGACCACGTCCAGGGGATCGAACTCGTCCGCACGAAGGGCCGTGCCGGCGAGGTCTACAACATCGGCGGTGGCACCGAGCTCTCCAACAAGGAGCTCACCGGGCTGCTCCTGGAGGCCTGTGGCGCCGACTGGGAGACCAGCGTCACCTACGTCGAGGACCGCAAGGGCCATGACCGCCGCTACTCGGTCGACTGCACCAAGATCCGTGAGGAGCTCGGGTACGAGCCCCGCATGGACTTCGCCACCGGCCTCGCCGAGACCGTGCAGTGGTACCGCGACAACCGGGCCTGGTGGGAGCCGCTGAAGGACCGGGCCGCGCTGTGA
- the rfbD gene encoding dTDP-4-dehydrorhamnose reductase — protein MLGQDLMSRLAGEDVTAVAAGRGVVDVTDPASVRAAFEEHRPAVVVNCAAWTAVDDAEAQEDAALRVNGRGAEVLAEACREHGAVLLQVSTDYVFPGDAEKPYAEDDATGPRSAYGRTKLAGERAVLATLPETGYVVRTAWLYGAAGGNFVRTMIKLEGVKDTLDVVDDQRGQPTWTVDLADRLVRLGQAALAGTAPAGVYHGTSGGETTWFGLTREIFGLLGADPERVRPTTSEAFVRPAPRPAFSVLGHDRWTAAGIEPIRDWRSALGEAFPALVAAERP, from the coding sequence ATGCTGGGGCAGGACCTCATGTCCCGGCTCGCCGGGGAGGATGTCACCGCGGTCGCCGCGGGGCGCGGCGTCGTGGACGTCACCGATCCCGCCTCGGTCCGTGCGGCCTTCGAGGAGCATCGCCCCGCGGTGGTCGTCAACTGCGCCGCCTGGACGGCCGTGGACGACGCCGAGGCCCAGGAGGACGCGGCACTGCGGGTCAACGGCAGGGGCGCCGAGGTCCTCGCCGAGGCGTGCCGCGAGCACGGAGCCGTCCTCCTGCAGGTGTCCACCGACTACGTCTTCCCGGGTGACGCCGAGAAGCCGTACGCCGAGGACGACGCCACCGGGCCTCGCAGCGCCTACGGGCGGACCAAGCTGGCCGGGGAGCGCGCGGTGCTCGCGACCCTGCCGGAGACCGGGTACGTCGTCCGCACGGCCTGGCTGTACGGCGCGGCCGGTGGCAACTTCGTCCGGACGATGATCAAGCTGGAGGGCGTCAAGGACACCCTCGACGTCGTGGACGACCAGCGCGGACAGCCGACCTGGACCGTCGATCTGGCCGACCGGCTCGTCCGGCTCGGGCAGGCGGCGCTCGCGGGCACCGCTCCCGCGGGCGTCTACCACGGAACCAGCGGCGGCGAGACGACCTGGTTCGGTCTGACCCGGGAGATCTTCGGGCTGCTGGGCGCCGACCCGGAGCGTGTCCGCCCCACGACCAGCGAGGCCTTCGTGCGTCCGGCCCCCCGCCCCGCCTTCAGCGTGCTGGGGCACGACCGGTGGACGGCGGCGGGGATCGAGCCGATCCGCGACTGGCGCTCCGCCCTGGGCGAGGCGTTCCCCGCGCTGGTGGCCGCCGAACGGCCCTGA
- a CDS encoding class I SAM-dependent methyltransferase → MNRHEFLRSLHRVYRPRNYLEIGVNDGRSLALSRVPSIAVDPAFRVVTDISCDVHLVRATSDDFFARKDPLLHLRNGRNPFRALARRDPLNLLGAEPKLELSFIDGMHLFEYALRDFMNVERHSRWSSVIVLDDMLPRNADEAARDRHTKFWTGDVYKVAQVLRRYRPDLLVVEVDTEPTGVLAVFGADPGSTVLKNVYDKVVEEYVVPDPQDVPDEVLVRKNAVEPEALLGADFWPALARARNLRRPRSAFGPLRRSIQAVTA, encoded by the coding sequence GTGAACCGCCATGAATTCCTCCGGTCCTTGCACCGCGTCTACCGTCCCCGGAACTACCTGGAGATCGGAGTCAACGACGGCAGGAGCCTGGCCCTCTCCAGGGTTCCGTCCATCGCTGTCGACCCGGCTTTCCGCGTGGTGACGGACATCAGCTGCGATGTTCACCTGGTCAGGGCCACGAGCGACGACTTCTTCGCGCGCAAGGACCCGCTGCTGCACCTGCGCAACGGCCGCAATCCGTTCCGCGCCCTCGCCCGCCGGGACCCGCTGAACCTGCTCGGCGCGGAGCCGAAGCTGGAGCTCTCCTTCATCGACGGCATGCACCTCTTCGAGTACGCGCTGCGGGACTTCATGAACGTCGAGCGGCACTCCCGGTGGTCGAGCGTGATCGTCCTGGACGACATGCTCCCGCGCAACGCCGACGAGGCGGCCCGGGACCGGCACACCAAGTTCTGGACCGGAGACGTGTACAAGGTGGCGCAGGTGCTGCGCCGCTACCGACCCGACCTGCTGGTCGTCGAGGTGGACACGGAGCCCACCGGGGTGCTGGCCGTCTTCGGCGCCGACCCCGGCAGCACCGTCCTGAAGAACGTGTACGACAAGGTCGTCGAGGAGTACGTCGTACCCGACCCGCAGGACGTGCCCGACGAGGTGCTGGTGCGCAAGAACGCCGTCGAGCCCGAGGCCCTCCTCGGCGCGGACTTCTGGCCCGCGCTCGCCCGGGCACGCAACCTGCGACGCCCCCGGTCGGCCTTCGGCCCGCTGCGCAGGAGCATCCAGGCCGTGACGGCCTGA
- the rfbC gene encoding dTDP-4-dehydrorhamnose 3,5-epimerase, whose product MRQLSIAGALVHEPKVFPDSRGSFHEWFQGAGFAEGAGHRLSLEQANCSVSSRGTLRGIHFADVPPSQAKYVKCVRGAVLDVIVDIRVGSPTYKQWEAVRLDDVDHRSVYLAEGLGHAFMALTDDATVVYLCSEGYSPGREHGINPLDPALGIEWPADVTPLLSDKDAAAPTLDEAEKQGLLPSYEACQAYYAELRARG is encoded by the coding sequence ATGCGGCAGCTCTCCATCGCGGGTGCCCTGGTCCATGAACCGAAGGTCTTCCCGGACAGCCGCGGCAGCTTCCACGAGTGGTTCCAGGGAGCCGGCTTCGCCGAGGGGGCAGGCCACCGGCTGAGCCTCGAACAGGCCAACTGCTCCGTCTCCAGCCGGGGCACCCTGCGGGGGATCCACTTCGCCGACGTACCCCCGAGCCAGGCCAAGTACGTCAAGTGCGTACGCGGGGCGGTGCTCGACGTCATCGTGGACATCCGGGTCGGCTCCCCGACGTACAAGCAGTGGGAAGCGGTACGGCTCGACGACGTCGACCACCGGTCCGTCTACCTCGCGGAAGGCCTCGGCCACGCCTTCATGGCGCTGACGGACGACGCGACGGTCGTCTACCTGTGCTCGGAGGGCTACTCCCCCGGCCGTGAGCACGGCATCAACCCCCTCGACCCGGCTCTGGGCATCGAGTGGCCCGCCGACGTCACCCCGCTGCTCTCCGACAAGGACGCCGCGGCCCCGACCCTGGACGAGGCGGAGAAGCAGGGCCTCCTGCCCTCGTACGAGGCCTGCCAGGCGTACTACGCGGAGCTGCGCGCCCGCGGCTGA
- a CDS encoding glycosyltransferase family A protein — protein MSVKVSVVIPVYNPGKYIDPCIDSLLRQTLPAEDFEVLFVNDGSTDDTRERLEALAVEHPHFRVITIPNSGWPGKPRNIGVAEAKGEYVQFVDQDDYLATEALQRLYAIGHRNGSDIVIGKVASNFRGVPHGVFKKTREKCTLRDAPLYDSLTPHKMFRTEFLRENGIAYPEGKRRLEDQLYMMQAYFPAKVVSILGNYTCYYYSKRDDGQNAGSAKIIPAGYYGNLREVLDVVVDNTEPGEFRDLLLRRFYRVEMLGRLSEPAVVKYTPEYLDEMCDAVGDLAKDFMDDGVHDGLGPIQRLRSTLLRNDDRQGLLRIARFAASVKATARLQDFTWQPDGRIAVTVTGRLVHGEDQAPLKLLRRDDRYYLHPDLTEGLLPEGELLDVTDDIDGYAAEISLRNRETAVEWPCPATFTTEIEDLGDDTCEVVLHGAGHVTSEAVKGRGRVSRGFWDVWVPLRGLGLVRKARLGADRAQHVDAACLPASLGSPARAVIPYFTDPHGNLTLDVARRSKKLATYLEGRPVLLVPGSRPELRLDLFTVTATAQSSVQLVLSSSGTSHTLPAVLVPTEGRAHLPLPTRAAGVPAGAWQLSVRLDGGKSAPLPLFEVSVDSRGRIKLPAGLAEADPELVSRVVSKRRKVTVRRALRTVGGPIARRLPPRARKSARRLAARIIG, from the coding sequence GTGTCAGTCAAAGTAAGTGTCGTCATTCCGGTTTACAACCCGGGCAAGTACATCGATCCTTGCATCGATTCGCTGCTGCGCCAGACCCTGCCGGCGGAGGATTTCGAAGTCCTTTTCGTCAATGACGGTTCCACGGACGACACGCGTGAACGGCTCGAGGCACTGGCGGTCGAGCACCCTCACTTCCGAGTGATCACCATCCCGAATTCGGGATGGCCCGGAAAGCCCCGGAACATCGGAGTGGCGGAGGCGAAGGGCGAATACGTCCAATTCGTCGACCAGGACGACTACCTCGCCACCGAGGCGCTGCAGCGCCTGTACGCGATCGGGCACCGGAACGGCTCCGACATCGTCATCGGCAAGGTGGCGAGCAACTTCCGCGGCGTCCCCCACGGCGTCTTCAAGAAGACGCGCGAGAAGTGCACGCTGCGCGACGCCCCTCTGTACGACAGCCTGACCCCGCACAAGATGTTCCGCACGGAGTTCCTCCGAGAGAACGGCATCGCCTACCCCGAGGGGAAGCGGCGCCTCGAGGACCAGCTCTACATGATGCAGGCGTACTTCCCCGCGAAGGTCGTCTCCATCCTCGGCAACTACACCTGCTACTACTACTCGAAGCGGGACGACGGGCAGAACGCGGGATCCGCGAAGATCATCCCGGCCGGCTACTACGGAAACCTCCGCGAAGTCCTCGACGTCGTCGTGGACAACACCGAGCCCGGTGAGTTCCGCGACCTCCTGCTCCGCCGCTTCTACCGCGTGGAGATGCTGGGCCGCCTCAGCGAACCGGCCGTCGTGAAGTACACGCCGGAGTACCTCGACGAGATGTGTGACGCCGTCGGGGACCTGGCCAAGGACTTCATGGACGACGGGGTCCACGACGGGCTCGGTCCCATCCAGCGGCTCCGCTCGACGCTGCTGCGCAACGACGACCGCCAGGGCCTCCTGCGGATCGCCCGTTTCGCCGCCTCCGTCAAGGCGACGGCCCGCCTGCAGGACTTCACCTGGCAGCCGGACGGCCGGATCGCCGTCACCGTGACCGGCCGCCTCGTGCACGGTGAGGACCAGGCTCCGCTGAAGCTGCTGCGCCGTGACGACCGCTACTACCTGCACCCCGACCTGACCGAGGGGCTCCTGCCCGAGGGCGAGCTCCTGGACGTCACGGACGACATCGACGGGTACGCCGCGGAGATTTCCCTGCGCAACCGTGAGACGGCCGTCGAGTGGCCCTGCCCGGCGACGTTCACCACCGAGATCGAGGATCTCGGCGACGACACCTGCGAAGTGGTCCTGCACGGCGCCGGACACGTGACCTCGGAGGCCGTCAAGGGCCGTGGCCGTGTCTCCCGCGGCTTCTGGGACGTGTGGGTCCCGCTGCGCGGCCTGGGCCTGGTGCGCAAGGCCCGGCTCGGCGCGGACCGCGCGCAGCACGTGGACGCCGCCTGCCTGCCCGCCTCCCTCGGTTCTCCCGCCCGCGCGGTCATCCCCTACTTCACCGACCCGCACGGCAACCTCACGCTCGACGTCGCCCGGCGCAGCAAGAAGCTGGCCACGTACCTCGAAGGCCGTCCGGTCCTGCTCGTTCCCGGCAGCCGTCCCGAGCTCCGGCTGGACCTCTTCACCGTCACCGCCACGGCGCAGTCCTCGGTGCAGCTGGTGCTGTCCTCGTCCGGCACCTCCCACACGCTCCCGGCCGTGCTGGTGCCCACGGAGGGACGCGCCCACCTCCCCCTGCCCACCCGGGCGGCGGGCGTCCCGGCCGGCGCCTGGCAGCTGTCCGTACGTCTGGACGGCGGGAAGAGCGCCCCGCTTCCCCTCTTCGAGGTCTCCGTCGACTCCCGCGGCCGGATCAAGCTGCCCGCCGGTCTGGCCGAGGCCGACCCGGAGCTCGTCAGCAGGGTGGTCTCCAAGCGCCGGAAGGTGACCGTGCGCCGTGCGCTGCGCACCGTCGGCGGCCCGATCGCCCGCCGGCTCCCCCCCAGGGCCCGCAAGAGCGCCCGCCGCCTGGCCGCACGGATCATCGGCTGA
- a CDS encoding acyltransferase, translating to MAECFSGRDNSLGVIRLTLASAVVVSHASVLGFGDSEFGHYFSHGQTDLGKMSVYGFFVLSGILVTRSGKRLSLGRFLWHRGLRLLPGLWVCLAVTAFVVAPFLYWRQQGGLDGFWGHDRGPIDYLASNWAVAPRQNDVSGVVAAAGDSGLAHSPSIDAALWSLRYEVLCYFGVALLALTGVLARARRVVLLVVAVLGWLILRDAVHTRFWAGFGDSTYHGAIEFFEVTGKFDPDVVLYLGFAFALGTLIECYRERIPVSDVLGVASGLVLLGSLHFGYLFVVGLPAFAYLLLWLAIRLPAPFRRIGARHDYSYGIYIYGFVVQQSLVALGLARWGFWPYLAMSLAGALAAAVLSWHLVERPAMRLKDLGSARKTGSGAAGAAVTASRPAAGPDTGAAPGVNTGELPPTAAGPLADEGVPVSSAGHLEGVSGPGAR from the coding sequence GTGGCCGAGTGTTTCTCGGGCCGTGACAACAGCCTCGGCGTCATAAGGCTGACGCTGGCCTCCGCCGTCGTCGTCTCGCACGCGAGTGTTCTGGGCTTCGGGGACAGCGAGTTCGGGCACTACTTCAGCCACGGCCAGACGGACCTCGGCAAGATGTCCGTCTACGGCTTCTTCGTACTCTCCGGGATCCTCGTCACACGCAGTGGCAAGAGGCTGTCCCTGGGACGCTTCCTCTGGCACCGCGGGCTGCGACTGCTGCCCGGCCTGTGGGTCTGTCTGGCGGTGACCGCCTTCGTCGTCGCCCCCTTCCTGTACTGGCGCCAGCAGGGCGGGCTGGACGGTTTCTGGGGCCATGACCGCGGGCCCATCGACTACCTGGCCTCCAACTGGGCCGTCGCCCCCCGGCAGAACGACGTCTCCGGCGTCGTCGCCGCCGCGGGTGACTCGGGCCTCGCGCACAGTCCCAGCATCGACGCCGCCCTGTGGTCACTGCGTTACGAGGTGCTCTGCTACTTCGGGGTGGCCCTGCTCGCCCTGACGGGCGTTCTCGCGCGCGCACGCCGCGTCGTGCTCCTCGTCGTCGCCGTGCTGGGCTGGCTGATCCTCCGCGACGCGGTCCACACCCGGTTCTGGGCGGGCTTCGGCGACTCCACGTACCACGGGGCCATCGAGTTCTTCGAGGTGACGGGCAAGTTCGACCCGGACGTCGTCCTCTACCTCGGCTTCGCCTTCGCCCTCGGGACGCTGATCGAGTGCTACCGCGAGCGCATCCCGGTCAGCGATGTCCTGGGTGTGGCGTCGGGGCTGGTCCTTCTGGGCAGCCTGCACTTCGGTTACCTCTTCGTCGTCGGCCTGCCCGCCTTCGCCTATCTGCTGCTGTGGCTCGCCATCCGGCTCCCGGCACCGTTCCGGCGCATCGGCGCGCGCCACGACTACTCGTACGGCATCTACATCTACGGCTTCGTCGTGCAGCAGTCCCTGGTCGCACTGGGACTGGCCCGCTGGGGCTTCTGGCCGTACCTCGCGATGTCGCTGGCGGGTGCGCTGGCCGCCGCGGTGCTCTCCTGGCACCTGGTGGAACGTCCGGCGATGCGGCTGAAGGACCTGGGCTCCGCGCGTAAGACCGGGTCGGGAGCCGCCGGAGCGGCGGTGACCGCGTCCCGGCCGGCAGCCGGTCCGGACACCGGTGCAGCTCCCGGCGTGAACACCGGAGAACTCCCGCCGACGGCGGCAGGGCCCCTCGCGGACGAGGGCGTGCCCGTCTCCTCCGCCGGACACCTGGAGGGTGTGAGCGGGCCGGGCGCCCGCTGA
- a CDS encoding glycosyltransferase family 2 protein, producing the protein MTSNTPDVSVVIGAYEAMPYLIRCLESVGAQTLPADRMEIIAVDDGSTDGTGEYLEEFAARTAVPMRVVRQENSGGPSNPRNVGLGLARGRYVFFLDADDYFGEEALERMVAMADRAGTDVVLGKTVGVDRGAPKSMWKETVERADLYSSNIKYTLSAQKLFRRSLLVRLGMTFDEGLKTGEDALFTMEAYLRGNGVSVVADHTCYYLVGRDDGKHVTRSGGHLLRFDSARALMELIAEYVPPGPRRDTLMVRPFAITLLPQFGPVLLKQSEAVRQEKTERAAPLLEAYWSPGVARRLKVQERLRLLCLAEGRTDLLMEILRFMQSGDEPAAVRAGGRLYLAYPRFREHGGLPDRAYEVTVTEWIGGRRIEVPGSRSPAAFARRLARRARNGARRVLHRR; encoded by the coding sequence ATGACCAGTAACACGCCAGACGTCAGTGTCGTGATCGGCGCGTACGAAGCGATGCCCTACCTGATCCGCTGCCTCGAGTCCGTCGGGGCCCAGACGCTTCCGGCCGACCGGATGGAGATCATCGCCGTCGACGACGGCTCGACGGACGGCACGGGGGAGTACCTGGAGGAGTTCGCCGCCCGGACCGCCGTACCGATGCGCGTCGTCCGTCAGGAGAACTCGGGCGGACCCAGCAATCCGCGTAACGTCGGTCTCGGCCTCGCCCGCGGCCGTTACGTCTTCTTCCTCGACGCGGACGACTACTTCGGCGAGGAGGCCCTCGAGCGGATGGTCGCGATGGCGGACCGGGCGGGCACGGACGTCGTGCTCGGCAAGACCGTCGGCGTCGACCGAGGGGCCCCGAAGTCGATGTGGAAGGAGACCGTCGAGCGGGCGGACCTCTACTCCTCCAACATCAAGTACACCCTGAGCGCCCAGAAGCTGTTCCGGCGGTCACTGCTCGTCCGGCTGGGGATGACGTTCGACGAAGGGCTGAAAACAGGCGAGGACGCGCTCTTCACCATGGAGGCCTACCTCCGCGGCAACGGGGTCTCCGTCGTCGCCGACCACACCTGCTACTACCTGGTGGGCCGGGACGACGGAAAACACGTGACACGGAGCGGAGGCCACCTCCTGCGCTTCGACTCGGCCCGTGCGCTGATGGAGCTCATCGCGGAGTACGTCCCCCCGGGTCCACGCAGGGACACGCTGATGGTCCGGCCGTTCGCCATCACGCTGCTCCCGCAGTTCGGGCCCGTCCTGCTGAAGCAGTCGGAGGCCGTACGGCAGGAGAAGACGGAACGGGCGGCACCGCTGCTGGAGGCCTACTGGTCCCCAGGGGTGGCCCGACGCCTCAAGGTCCAGGAGCGGCTGAGGCTGCTCTGCCTGGCCGAGGGGCGCACGGACCTGCTCATGGAGATCCTGCGCTTCATGCAGAGCGGGGACGAGCCGGCGGCCGTCCGCGCCGGTGGCCGACTGTACCTGGCCTATCCGCGCTTCCGTGAGCACGGTGGACTGCCCGACCGGGCGTACGAGGTGACCGTGACCGAATGGATCGGCGGCAGAAGGATCGAGGTGCCGGGGAGCCGGTCCCCGGCAGCCTTCGCCCGGCGCCTGGCGCGCCGGGCGCGCAACGGCGCCCGGCGCGTCCTGCACAGGCGGTGA